In Dictyoglomus sp., one DNA window encodes the following:
- the tuf gene encoding elongation factor Tu (EF-Tu; promotes GTP-dependent binding of aminoacyl-tRNA to the A-site of ribosomes during protein biosynthesis; when the tRNA anticodon matches the mRNA codon, GTP hydrolysis results; the inactive EF-Tu-GDP leaves the ribosome and release of GDP is promoted by elongation factor Ts; many prokaryotes have two copies of the gene encoding EF-Tu) encodes RLPEGVQMVMPGDNLEMEIKLIKPIALEEGLRFAIREGGKTVGAGVVTKIIE; translated from the coding sequence AGGTTGCCCGAGGGGGTACAGATGGTGATGCCAGGGGACAATTTAGAGATGGAGATAAAATTAATAAAGCCTATAGCCCTAGAAGAGGGGTTAAGATTTGCCATAAGAGAAGGTGGCAAGACTGTTGGAGCCGGAGTCGTAACTAAAATTATTGAGTAG
- the rpsJ gene encoding 30S ribosomal protein S10, with translation MSSYLEKQRIRIRLKAFDHRILDQSAKKIIDTVRGTGAKISGPIPLPTKVSRYWVLRSPHVNKNSGEHFEIRVHKRLIDIIEPTAKTVEALMNLELPAGVEVEIKT, from the coding sequence ATGAGTAGCTATTTAGAAAAACAAAGAATAAGAATCCGGCTCAAGGCTTTTGATCATAGAATTCTAGATCAATCCGCTAAAAAGATTATTGATACTGTGAGAGGGACAGGAGCAAAAATTTCTGGTCCTATCCCTCTTCCTACAAAAGTAAGTAGATATTGGGTATTGCGTTCTCCTCATGTTAATAAAAACTCCGGAGAGCACTTTGAAATTCGAGTTCATAAGAGACTTATTGATATCATAGAACCTACTGCAAAAACTGTGGAAGCTCTTATGAATTTAGAGCTTCCTGCAGGAGTTGAAGTAGAAATTAAAACTTAG
- the rplC gene encoding 50S ribosomal protein L3: MSAPTTKGILGRKIGMTQIFRENGEVVPVTVVKGGPCLILSLKLEERDGYNAIQLGYEQCKETKLNKPQRGFFKKLGFPTFKIVKEIRVINPHEYKPGQELTVDIFKEGELVDVTGKTKGRGFTSHIKRWNFSRGRMSHGSKCHRRRASIGAGGVQHVMKGQKMAGRYGNELVTIQNLEIVKVDKEKNLLLIKGAIPGPPGNLLVIRKAIKSLRKGIEQ, translated from the coding sequence ATGTCTGCACCAACTACGAAAGGAATTTTAGGAAGAAAAATTGGTATGACTCAAATTTTTAGAGAAAATGGTGAGGTGGTTCCTGTCACAGTTGTTAAGGGGGGACCATGCCTAATATTGTCTTTAAAGCTTGAAGAAAGAGATGGATATAATGCTATTCAATTAGGATATGAACAGTGTAAAGAAACAAAGTTAAATAAGCCCCAAAGAGGATTTTTTAAAAAACTTGGCTTTCCAACTTTCAAAATTGTTAAAGAGATAAGAGTTATAAATCCTCACGAATATAAACCTGGACAAGAACTTACTGTAGATATTTTTAAAGAAGGAGAATTAGTTGATGTAACAGGGAAAACAAAAGGAAGAGGATTTACGAGTCATATAAAACGCTGGAATTTTAGTAGAGGAAGAATGTCTCACGGTTCTAAGTGTCATAGAAGAAGAGCATCAATTGGTGCTGGTGGAGTTCAGCATGTAATGAAAGGTCAAAAAATGGCTGGAAGATATGGCAATGAATTAGTCACTATTCAAAATTTAGAAATTGTAAAGGTTGACAAAGAAAAAAATCTATTGCTTATTAAAGGTGCAATTCCAGGACCGCCAGGTAATTTACTGGTAATTAGAAAAGCTATTAAATCTCTTAGGAAGGGGATAGAACAATGA
- the rplD gene encoding 50S ribosomal protein L4, with amino-acid sequence MIQVPVYNQNGEKVSEIELKEELFGVKTRPDLFHMCVVMYLANGRQGTHSTKRRSEVNRSGRKVWPQKGTGHARQGDRKATHWVGGGRPFGPKPRDYSYKMPKKMRRLAIRSALSTKLKENNLIILDKIELSQPKTKEFVKILDNFGLSNSSVLVSLPKKNELIKRATSNIKNVKTMVASCLNVYDLLKYDYLILTIDAIPVLEEAFLK; translated from the coding sequence ATGATTCAAGTTCCTGTTTATAATCAGAATGGAGAAAAAGTTTCTGAGATAGAACTTAAGGAAGAATTATTTGGGGTTAAGACAAGACCAGATTTGTTTCATATGTGTGTTGTTATGTATCTAGCAAATGGAAGACAAGGAACTCATTCAACAAAAAGAAGATCTGAGGTTAATAGAAGTGGAAGAAAAGTCTGGCCTCAAAAAGGTACAGGTCACGCTCGTCAAGGTGATAGAAAGGCTACCCATTGGGTAGGTGGAGGAAGACCTTTTGGACCAAAACCGAGAGATTATTCTTATAAGATGCCTAAGAAAATGAGAAGATTAGCTATTAGGTCTGCTTTATCTACAAAACTAAAGGAAAATAATCTTATAATTTTAGATAAAATAGAACTTTCTCAACCAAAGACAAAAGAGTTTGTAAAAATCCTAGACAATTTTGGATTAAGTAATTCTTCTGTTCTAGTAAGTCTTCCTAAGAAAAATGAACTTATAAAGAGAGCAACTTCGAATATTAAAAATGTTAAAACAATGGTTGCGTCTTGTCTAAATGTCTATGATTTATTAAAATATGATTATTTAATTCTAACTATAGATGCGATACCTGTTTTAGAGGAGGCATTTTTAAAATGA
- the rplW gene encoding 50S ribosomal protein L23: protein MKDPYTVILSPIISEKSTELSKYGKYIFEIARDANKIDVRRAVEEIFKVKVKKVAIINEKPKLRRLGMSQGYTSKRKKAIVTLQPGYKIELISGV from the coding sequence ATGAAAGATCCATATACTGTAATTCTAAGTCCTATAATTTCAGAAAAAAGTACTGAATTATCAAAGTATGGAAAGTATATTTTTGAAATAGCGAGAGATGCCAATAAAATTGATGTTAGAAGAGCAGTAGAAGAAATTTTTAAGGTTAAAGTTAAGAAAGTGGCAATTATAAATGAAAAGCCTAAGTTAAGAAGATTAGGAATGTCTCAAGGTTATACTTCAAAAAGGAAGAAGGCAATTGTAACTTTGCAACCAGGTTATAAAATCGAACTGATTAGTGGAGTATAG
- the rplB gene encoding 50S ribosomal protein L2: protein MPLKKLRPITPGTRHALLPDFSEITKEEPEKSLVVPLKKSGGRNNFGHITVRFRGGGHKRLYRIIDFKRDKDNIPAKVISIEYDPNRSARIALLSYSDGEKRYIIAPEGLKVGDTVISGENVDIKVGNNLPLKNIPDGTLIHNLELYPGRGGQLVRAAGTSAQILGKEGKWAYIRLPSGEIRLFDLRCRATIGQVGNIDHKNVVLGKAGRNRWLGRRPHVRGSAMNPVDHPHGGGEGKAPIGHPGPLTPWGKPTLGYKTRKKRKPSDRFIVQRANEKKEIK, encoded by the coding sequence ATGCCACTTAAGAAATTAAGACCTATAACGCCAGGAACAAGACATGCTCTTCTTCCAGATTTTTCTGAAATAACAAAAGAGGAACCAGAAAAATCTTTGGTGGTTCCTCTAAAAAAGTCTGGAGGGAGAAATAACTTTGGTCATATAACTGTAAGATTTAGAGGGGGAGGACATAAAAGGCTTTATAGAATAATTGATTTCAAAAGGGATAAAGATAACATTCCAGCAAAAGTGATAAGTATTGAATATGATCCTAATAGATCTGCGAGAATTGCTTTATTAAGTTACTCGGATGGAGAAAAAAGGTATATAATAGCTCCGGAGGGTTTAAAAGTTGGAGATACAGTAATTTCGGGTGAAAATGTGGATATAAAAGTTGGAAATAATCTTCCTCTAAAAAATATTCCTGATGGTACTTTAATACATAATTTAGAACTTTATCCCGGAAGAGGTGGGCAATTGGTAAGAGCTGCTGGAACCTCTGCTCAAATTCTTGGAAAAGAAGGTAAATGGGCTTATATTCGTCTTCCTTCTGGAGAAATAAGACTTTTTGATTTAAGATGTAGAGCAACTATTGGTCAAGTAGGAAATATCGATCATAAAAATGTCGTTTTAGGAAAAGCAGGAAGAAATAGGTGGTTAGGAAGAAGGCCACACGTTAGGGGTTCTGCTATGAACCCTGTAGATCATCCTCATGGTGGAGGTGAGGGCAAAGCACCTATTGGACATCCAGGTCCTCTTACTCCCTGGGGTAAACCTACGTTGGGATATAAAACTCGTAAGAAAAGAAAGCCATCTGATCGATTTATTGTTCAAAGAGCTAACGAAAAGAAAGAGATAAAATAG
- the rpsS gene encoding 30S ribosomal protein S19 encodes MGRSLKKGPYVDPKLLEKIRKLNEKGEKRIIKTWSRRSIIVPEMVGHTIAVYNGRKHIPIYITENMIGHRLGEFAPTRTFTGHRIPTARITAIK; translated from the coding sequence ATGGGAAGATCATTAAAAAAGGGGCCTTATGTAGACCCAAAACTTTTGGAAAAAATTAGAAAGCTTAATGAAAAAGGGGAAAAGAGGATAATTAAAACGTGGTCAAGAAGATCTATTATAGTACCAGAGATGGTAGGACATACTATTGCAGTTTACAATGGTAGGAAACATATTCCTATTTACATTACAGAAAATATGATAGGACATAGATTAGGAGAATTTGCACCTACTCGTACTTTTACAGGGCATAGAATTCCTACTGCTCGAATCACAGCTATTAAATAG
- the rplV gene encoding 50S ribosomal protein L22, translating into MFEVKAESKYVRISPYKARRVLDLVRGKMVNEAEAILEALPHKAAYFILKCLRSAKANAEHNFGLRGERLYISRAWINEAPRWKRINPRARGRADIIQKRNSHIVIYVQEKEEG; encoded by the coding sequence ATGTTTGAGGTTAAAGCAGAAAGTAAATATGTAAGAATATCTCCATATAAAGCAAGAAGAGTATTAGATTTAGTAAGAGGAAAAATGGTAAATGAGGCTGAGGCAATTTTAGAAGCCTTGCCTCATAAAGCTGCATATTTTATATTGAAATGCTTAAGATCTGCAAAAGCTAATGCGGAACATAATTTTGGTCTTAGAGGAGAGAGATTATATATTTCTCGAGCATGGATAAATGAAGCTCCAAGATGGAAAAGAATTAATCCAAGAGCACGAGGACGTGCTGATATAATTCAAAAAAGGAATAGTCACATTGTTATATATGTCCAAGAAAAAGAGGAGGGATAA
- the rpsC gene encoding 30S ribosomal protein S3, translated as MGQKTHPYGFRLGIIKDWKSHWFAGKQDYIILLHEDWAIRNYIKTNYSQAGVSLIEIERKVANRVDITIHTARPGMLIGRGGMEIENIRKNLIKLTGKNVFISVKEIKNPELDAQLVAENIASQIERRVNYKRAMKQAINRALRAGAKGIKVMCSGRLNGAEIARSEWFREGRIPLQTLRADIDYGFAEAKTISGVIGVKVWIYHGDKPELGKESVEEIPSTTSILLEEDFERDEVDYDVDA; from the coding sequence GTGGGACAAAAAACTCATCCTTATGGTTTTAGATTAGGAATTATAAAAGATTGGAAAAGTCATTGGTTTGCGGGAAAACAGGATTATATTATCTTATTACATGAGGATTGGGCAATTAGGAATTATATAAAGACTAATTATTCCCAGGCAGGTGTTTCCTTGATAGAAATAGAAAGAAAAGTAGCTAATAGAGTAGATATTACTATCCATACTGCAAGACCAGGAATGCTTATAGGTCGAGGAGGTATGGAGATAGAAAATATTCGAAAGAACCTAATAAAGTTAACAGGGAAGAATGTTTTTATATCTGTAAAGGAAATAAAAAATCCAGAACTTGATGCACAATTAGTTGCAGAAAACATTGCTTCTCAAATTGAGAGAAGAGTGAACTACAAAAGAGCAATGAAACAGGCAATAAATAGAGCTTTAAGAGCAGGAGCAAAGGGAATAAAAGTAATGTGCTCTGGAAGACTAAATGGAGCTGAAATTGCAAGATCAGAGTGGTTTAGGGAAGGAAGAATTCCCCTTCAGACATTAAGAGCAGATATTGATTACGGTTTTGCTGAGGCAAAAACTATTTCAGGAGTTATAGGAGTAAAGGTTTGGATTTATCATGGAGATAAACCAGAATTAGGAAAGGAATCTGTTGAAGAAATACCTTCTACTACTTCGATTTTACTTGAAGAAGATTTTGAAAGAGATGAGGTGGATTACGATGTTGATGCCTAA
- the rplP gene encoding 50S ribosomal protein L16, with protein MLMPKRVKYRKQHRGRLKGKASRGNRVVFGDYGIQALAPAWITSAQIEAVRRTLTRYAGKNGRVWIRIFPDKSVTARPAESRMGGGKGDVKDWVAVVKPGTILFEIGGIPEEEAKEAVKIAGTKLPIKTRFVSRELGGE; from the coding sequence ATGTTGATGCCTAAAAGAGTTAAATATAGAAAACAACATCGTGGTAGATTAAAAGGTAAAGCAAGTCGTGGGAATAGAGTTGTATTTGGTGATTACGGGATTCAAGCTTTAGCTCCTGCTTGGATAACTAGTGCTCAAATAGAGGCAGTCCGTAGAACTCTTACTCGTTACGCAGGAAAAAATGGAAGAGTATGGATCAGAATATTTCCAGATAAATCTGTTACTGCAAGACCTGCTGAAAGTAGAATGGGTGGAGGAAAAGGAGATGTAAAAGATTGGGTAGCTGTTGTAAAACCAGGTACTATTCTTTTTGAAATAGGTGGAATACCAGAGGAGGAAGCAAAAGAAGCAGTAAAAATAGCGGGAACTAAACTTCCCATTAAAACTCGTTTCGTATCTCGAGAATTAGGTGGTGAATAA
- the rpmC gene encoding 50S ribosomal protein L29, with product MVKARELREKTNDELKEELKKLRHELFNLRFQLKTGGLTNPHRIKLVRKDIARILTVLRERELKS from the coding sequence ATGGTAAAAGCAAGAGAACTAAGAGAAAAAACAAACGATGAATTAAAAGAGGAATTAAAAAAACTTAGACATGAACTTTTTAATTTGAGATTTCAGCTTAAGACAGGTGGTCTTACAAATCCTCATAGAATAAAATTAGTTAGAAAAGATATTGCAAGGATATTAACAGTATTAAGAGAACGAGAACTTAAATCTTGA
- the rplN gene encoding 50S ribosomal protein L14, which produces MIRPQTRLVVADNSGAKEIMCFRVLGKKSIAEVGDIIVASVKDAVPRASIKKGDVVYAVVIRTRKEIRRKDGSYVRFDDNAAVIIDKQGNPRGTRVFGPVARELRDKNFTKIISLAAEVI; this is translated from the coding sequence ATGATTCGACCTCAGACTAGGTTGGTTGTAGCAGATAATAGTGGAGCAAAAGAAATAATGTGTTTTAGAGTGTTAGGAAAAAAAAGTATTGCGGAAGTAGGAGATATAATCGTTGCAAGTGTTAAAGATGCTGTTCCTCGAGCAAGTATCAAAAAGGGTGATGTAGTCTATGCAGTTGTTATTCGAACAAGAAAGGAAATAAGAAGAAAGGATGGTTCTTACGTGAGATTTGATGATAATGCTGCAGTGATTATAGATAAGCAAGGAAATCCAAGAGGGACAAGAGTTTTTGGACCAGTAGCAAGAGAATTAAGAGATAAAAATTTCACAAAAATAATTTCCTTAGCTGCTGAGGTTATATAA
- the rplX gene encoding 50S ribosomal protein L24, whose amino-acid sequence MFGIKKGDLVLVISGKDKGKRGKVISILPREDKIVVEGINIVKKHMRPTPKNRQGGIVEKPAPIYRCKVMLICPRCNHPARIKYSFLETGQKVRVCKKCNEIIDRV is encoded by the coding sequence ATGTTTGGAATAAAAAAAGGAGATTTAGTTTTAGTAATATCAGGTAAAGATAAAGGAAAAAGAGGAAAAGTCATAAGTATCCTTCCACGGGAAGATAAAATAGTTGTGGAGGGAATAAATATTGTAAAAAAACATATGAGACCTACCCCTAAAAATAGGCAAGGAGGTATTGTAGAAAAACCTGCACCAATTTATAGGTGCAAAGTTATGTTGATTTGTCCTCGTTGTAACCATCCAGCAAGAATTAAATATTCCTTTTTAGAAACAGGACAAAAGGTAAGAGTTTGTAAAAAATGCAATGAAATTATTGATCGTGTGTAA
- the rplE gene encoding 50S ribosomal protein L5: MEILKQKYKKEIIPEMMKKFGYKNPMAVPRLEKIVINMGVSDAVQNPSAIESAARDLAVITGQKPLVRRARKSISNFHLRKGMPIGLKVTLRGDRMYAFLYKLINIALPRVRDFQGVSPNSFDGRGNYSLGIKEQLIFPEVEYDKIDKIRGMDITIVTTAKTDEEAKELLSLFGMPFKK, from the coding sequence ATGGAAATTCTAAAGCAAAAATATAAAAAGGAAATTATTCCAGAAATGATGAAGAAATTTGGATATAAAAATCCGATGGCTGTTCCTCGCTTAGAAAAAATTGTGATAAATATGGGAGTTAGCGATGCTGTACAAAATCCTTCTGCAATTGAATCTGCAGCAAGAGATTTAGCTGTAATTACTGGACAAAAACCTTTAGTAAGAAGAGCACGAAAATCGATCTCTAATTTTCATTTAAGAAAAGGTATGCCCATTGGATTAAAAGTAACTTTAAGAGGAGATAGAATGTATGCCTTTTTATATAAGTTAATAAATATTGCTCTTCCAAGAGTAAGAGACTTTCAAGGTGTTTCTCCAAATTCCTTTGATGGTAGAGGTAATTATAGTCTTGGAATTAAGGAACAGTTAATTTTTCCAGAGGTTGAATATGATAAAATAGACAAAATAAGAGGAATGGATATTACTATAGTTACTACTGCAAAAACCGATGAAGAAGCAAAAGAGCTCTTATCTCTTTTTGGTATGCCTTTTAAAAAATAG
- a CDS encoding type Z 30S ribosomal protein S14: protein MAKKSQIVKWLKPKKFKVREYNRCKICGRPRGYIRRFGLCRLCFRELALKGEIPGVRKASW, encoded by the coding sequence GTGGCCAAGAAATCACAAATTGTTAAATGGTTAAAACCCAAAAAATTTAAAGTTCGAGAATATAATAGATGTAAAATCTGTGGAAGACCACGGGGATACATAAGAAGATTTGGTCTTTGTAGACTTTGTTTTAGAGAATTAGCCCTTAAAGGAGAAATTCCAGGAGTAAGAAAGGCAAGTTGGTAG
- the rpsH gene encoding 30S ribosomal protein S8, protein MTLTDPIADMLVRINNANQRRKSIVDIPFSKLKLSITELLLKEGYIDKYEVFGEEPKKFIRIYLKYVNKIPVIQGVKRVSKPGRRYYVSKDEIPRVLGGLGIAIISTSKGLMTDKEARTLGIGGEVLCMIW, encoded by the coding sequence ATGACGCTTACAGATCCTATTGCGGATATGCTAGTTAGAATTAATAATGCGAATCAAAGAAGAAAATCCATAGTTGATATTCCTTTTTCAAAACTAAAACTTAGTATAACGGAGCTTCTATTAAAGGAAGGATATATTGATAAATATGAAGTATTTGGCGAAGAACCTAAAAAGTTTATTCGTATTTATTTGAAATATGTTAATAAAATACCAGTGATTCAAGGAGTAAAAAGAGTTAGTAAGCCTGGAAGAAGATATTATGTAAGTAAAGATGAAATACCTAGGGTACTTGGAGGATTAGGAATTGCTATAATATCTACCTCAAAGGGATTAATGACTGATAAAGAAGCAAGGACTTTAGGTATTGGTGGGGAAGTTCTTTGTATGATTTGGTAA
- the rplF gene encoding 50S ribosomal protein L6, with amino-acid sequence MSRIGRKPIMIPEKVEVEFIGENSLRVKGPLGILEKSFHPLISIKAQDHQIIVERSDDEKFSKALHGLTRALINNMIVGVTQGFEKKLELQGTGYRARLQGNKLVMDLGFSHPVELEIPEGLSVNVEDNTKITIKGIDKEKVGQFAAYIRSIKPAEPYKGKGIRYLGEKIRQKAGKAGKK; translated from the coding sequence ATGTCAAGAATAGGTAGAAAACCAATAATGATACCAGAGAAAGTAGAAGTTGAATTCATAGGAGAAAATAGTTTAAGAGTAAAGGGCCCTTTAGGAATTTTAGAAAAAAGTTTTCATCCTCTAATATCAATAAAAGCACAAGATCATCAAATAATAGTAGAAAGATCTGATGATGAGAAATTTTCTAAAGCCCTTCATGGTTTAACAAGAGCTCTTATTAATAACATGATTGTTGGAGTTACTCAGGGTTTTGAGAAGAAATTAGAACTACAAGGGACTGGATATAGAGCAAGACTTCAAGGAAATAAGTTAGTCATGGATTTAGGATTCTCTCATCCTGTGGAATTAGAGATACCTGAGGGTTTAAGTGTAAATGTAGAAGATAATACTAAGATAACAATTAAAGGAATAGATAAAGAGAAAGTAGGCCAATTTGCTGCTTATATTCGAAGTATTAAACCTGCAGAGCCTTATAAAGGAAAAGGAATTAGATATCTTGGTGAAAAAATACGTCAAAAGGCTGGTAAGGCAGGGAAAAAATAG
- the rplR gene encoding 50S ribosomal protein L18: MIEKESRKEKRKIRHLRIRKKIFGTPERPRLAVFKSLRYIYAQIIDDTKGHTLVSASSLEKELKSQLKSTDNIEAAKLVGKVIAKRALEKGIKKVVFDRGGFLYHGRIKALADSARAEGLEF; this comes from the coding sequence ATGATAGAAAAAGAATCAAGAAAAGAAAAAAGAAAGATAAGACATTTAAGAATAAGAAAGAAAATATTTGGAACTCCTGAAAGGCCTCGTTTAGCTGTGTTTAAAAGTTTAAGATATATTTATGCTCAGATTATTGATGATACTAAAGGACATACATTGGTTTCTGCTTCGTCTCTAGAAAAGGAATTAAAGTCACAGTTAAAATCTACAGATAATATAGAGGCAGCAAAATTAGTAGGAAAAGTTATTGCTAAAAGAGCTTTAGAAAAGGGAATAAAGAAAGTAGTTTTTGATAGAGGTGGATTTTTATATCATGGAAGAATAAAAGCTCTTGCTGATAGTGCAAGAGCTGAAGGATTGGAATTTTAA
- the rpsE gene encoding 30S ribosomal protein S5, whose translation MSKELEPIFKERVVEIRRVAKVVKGGKNLRFRALVVVGDEQGTVGVGIAKAAEVPDAIRKAIRKAKKNAIKVSISKGTIPHEVIGKLGASKILLKPAAPGTGVIAGGAARAVLELAGIKNILAKSLGSTTAINLAQATLNALKALRDLPEVAKMRGKKIREIVKVSQKSSNGEGEN comes from the coding sequence TTGAGCAAAGAATTAGAACCTATTTTTAAAGAAAGAGTTGTAGAGATTAGAAGAGTAGCTAAAGTTGTTAAAGGAGGAAAGAATTTGAGGTTTAGAGCTTTAGTTGTTGTTGGAGATGAGCAAGGAACTGTTGGTGTAGGAATTGCAAAAGCAGCGGAAGTTCCTGATGCTATTAGAAAAGCAATAAGAAAAGCTAAAAAGAATGCCATAAAAGTTTCCATAAGCAAAGGAACAATTCCTCACGAAGTTATTGGAAAATTAGGAGCCTCAAAAATTCTTTTAAAGCCTGCTGCTCCTGGTACTGGAGTTATCGCAGGAGGTGCTGCAAGGGCTGTTTTGGAATTGGCAGGAATTAAAAACATTCTAGCAAAGTCTTTAGGTTCAACTACTGCTATTAACTTAGCCCAAGCAACTTTAAACGCATTGAAAGCTTTAAGAGATCTTCCTGAGGTGGCAAAAATGAGAGGAAAGAAAATAAGAGAAATTGTAAAAGTTTCTCAGAAATCCTCAAATGGGGAGGGAGAAAATTGA
- the rplO gene encoding 50S ribosomal protein L15 has protein sequence MKLSELKPKLGARKEPKRVGCGYAASGKYAGRGMSGQNSRTGDGTRPGFEGGQTPLTRRLPKLGGIPNAPYRKYTIVNLKVLEENFNPNDVVDPEILLKKRIIKKVNFGVKILGDGEISKPLIVRAHSFSSSAQEKIERAGGKVEVIK, from the coding sequence TTGAAACTTTCTGAATTAAAACCAAAATTAGGAGCAAGAAAGGAACCAAAAAGAGTAGGTTGTGGGTATGCTGCTTCTGGGAAGTATGCGGGGAGAGGCATGAGTGGACAAAATTCAAGAACAGGAGATGGGACGCGACCAGGATTTGAAGGAGGGCAAACTCCTCTTACTCGAAGACTTCCCAAACTTGGTGGAATACCAAATGCTCCTTATAGAAAATATACCATAGTTAATCTAAAAGTTTTGGAAGAGAATTTTAATCCTAATGATGTAGTAGATCCTGAGATATTACTAAAAAAGAGAATAATTAAAAAAGTAAATTTTGGAGTAAAGATCTTAGGAGATGGTGAAATTTCTAAACCCTTAATTGTAAGAGCTCATTCTTTTAGCTCCTCAGCTCAAGAAAAAATTGAAAGGGCAGGCGGAAAAGTAGAGGTGATTAAATAG